The Lycium ferocissimum isolate CSIRO_LF1 chromosome 1, AGI_CSIRO_Lferr_CH_V1, whole genome shotgun sequence genome includes a region encoding these proteins:
- the LOC132047120 gene encoding auxin-induced protein PCNT115-like — MAKEGIKVPRMKLGSQGLEVSAQGLGCMGMSAFYGPPKPEYEMIKLIHHAINSGITFLDTSDIYGPYTNEILIGKALKGGMREQVELATKFGISSADGKIEIIGDPCYVRASCEASLKRLDVNCIDLYYQHRIDTRVPIEITMGELKKLVKEGKIKYIGLSEASAATIRRAHQVHPITAIQLEWSLWSRDVEEEIVPTCRELGIGIVAYSPLGKGFLSSGPKLLEDLSNEDFRKHIPRFQAENLEHNKILYERICQMATKKGCTPSQLALAWVHHQGNDVCPIPGTTKIENFNQNIGALSINLNTKDMAELESIASADAVKGERDASGATIYDYKNSDTPPLSTWNAAR; from the exons ATGGCTAAAGAGGGAATAAAAGTGCCAAGAATGAAACTGGGTTCGCAGGGCCTTGAAGTATCTGCCCAAGGACTGGGTTGCATGGGTATGTCTGCATTTTATGGGCCCCCAAAACCTGAATATGAAATGATCAAACTTATTCACCATGCCATTAACTCTGGTATCACTTTTCTTGATACTTCTGATATATATGGCCCTTACACCAACGAAATCCTCATAGGCAAG GCTTTAAAGGGAGGGATGAGAGAACAAGTTGAGTTAGCAACGAAATTTGGAATTAGTTCGGCAGATGGGAAAATAGAGATAATTGGAGATCCCTGCTATGTTAGAGCTTCATGTGAGGCCAGCTTAAAGAGACTTGATGTTAACTGCATCGATTTGTACTATCAGCATAGGATTGACACGCGCGTGCCAATCGAAATCACA ATGGGAGAACTTAAGAAGCTGGTTAAAGAgggtaaaattaaatatataggTCTCTCGGAGGCTTCAGCAGCGACCATCAGGAGAGCGCACCAAGTTCATCCAATAACAGCAATTCAATTAGAATGGTCTCTGTGGTCAAGAGATGTAGAGGAAGAAATAGTTCCTACTTGCAG GGAGCTTGGAATTGGAATTGTAGCATACAGTCCCTTAGGAAAAGGATTTCTGTCATCAGGTCCAAAACTGCTCGAGGATTTGTCGAATGAAGACTTTCGGAAG CATATCCCAAGGTTTCAAGCCGAGAATCTTGAGCATAACAAGATCTTGTACGAGAGAATTTGCCAAATGGCAACCAAGAAGGGATGCACGCCGTCTCAACTAGCCTTAGCCTGGGTTCACCACCAAGGAAATGATGTGTGCCCCATCCCAGGTAC CACTAAGATCGAAAACTTCAACCAGAATATCGGAGCTTtgtcaattaatttaaatacaaaagATATGGCGGAGCTTGAATCCATTGCTTCAGCTGATGCGGTCAAAGGTGAAAGAGATGCCTCTGGTGCAACTATTTATGATTATAAAAACTCTGATACTCCACCCTTGTCAACTTGGAACGCTGCACGATAG